Within the Solibacillus silvestris genome, the region GTATGATCCAATGACATACCGAAACCGCGCAAATGAGCTTGAAAAGGAAGCACATCGCCTTTCCAATTTAATTAATGCCAAAAACTATCAAGTTGAAATTGAATTTGATGACAGCAACTATTTCTAAACCTAGGGCGGTGAGACTCCAAACTAGGTAATAACGGGCGATTTTTGCTTCGGCATCCCCAACTAATGGTCAAACCGATGACCCTTTACCGTTTACACTGTTACCTTTCACAAATAACCAACTATAGTAAAAGCTAACACAATCGTAATTGAGTATTTTTGCTCGCCCGTTATTAAAAGACACCTGCTCACTTACACGTGAAAAGGTGTCTTTGCTTTTTATTTCATTTAAATCCTACTCTACACCCGGTAAAATGCTTAATGTCTTTTCATCTGCATCTAATAATACGTCCACACCTAATGGAATCGCAATATTAGGCTCGCAGTGACCAATTTTGAACCCTGCTACTGCCGGTTTGTTAAACGGCTTCAAATACCCTTCTATTACCTTCAGCACATCTTCATAGCTGTATGTATCATCCGGCATATTAAAGTCTGCTATTACAAAGCCTGCTGCAAGCTCCAGCTTTCTTGAAAGACGAAGCTGATTCAGCATTAAATCAATTTGCTCGATTGTTTCACCTAAATCTTCAAGTAGTAAAATTTTATTGCGTACATCAATTTCAAATTTAGTTCCAAGTGTGCTGACAATACGGTTTAAATTTCCGCCTGTCAATTCGCCGCGTACAGCTCCCGGTATAATTGTCGTAAGAGGTGAAATGCTTTCTGTATACTGAATTTCAATCGGCTGGAATAGTTGCTGGAACATTTTTTTAGAAAGAGGGTCCAGTTCCCCTTTTGGACTAGACAGCATCGGACCATGGAATGTCACTAAATTTGCAAACTCGTTTACTTGTGTATGTAAAGTCGTCACATCGGAAAAGCCCCAAATTATTTTCGGATTGTCCTCGATTAATGGATAGCTTATCTTATCGATGATTCTTGAGATTCCGTAGCCGCCCTTCACTAAAAAGACTGCCTTCACTTCCGGATCAACAATCATTTGGTGGAAGTCTTTAATCCGCTCCTCGTCGGAACCTGCCAAATAGCCTTCGTATGCCTGTACCGTATTACCAAGCTTATACTTTAAACCTAATTCCTCTAAAAACGCTAATTTATCCCCTAATGATTCTATATTAAGCGGACTACTTAAATTAACTAATCCTACTGTATCGCCATGCTGTAACCTTGCTGGTCGAATTTTCATGCTAATGACCTCCTTTTGCTTCTGTCGTTATTGTATCATAGCGTTTTATGTAAAGCGCATTGCAAATTCCATGTGGTTGTCCCTATAATAGATAAAATCAATTTCCAATATAAGGAGATGCTCAATAATGAAATTTCCACCACAGCTACTGCTCATTTTGGCTACTTTATTGTGGGGTGGCAACTTTGTAATTGGACGAGCTGTTTCGGGGGATATTCCTCCGATTACACTTGCCTTTTTACGTTGGATTGTCGCCTTTCTCGTATTTTTCCCAATCGCTTACAACCGGACGAAAAAAGAATGGCCTGCGCTGAAACAGCATTGGGGTGCTGTCATCATTTTAGCAATAACAGGAGTTGCCGCATTCAATACACTCGTCTACATCGGCTTGCATGATACAACATCCATTAATGCATCTTTAATGAATTCATCAACACCGATTATTATATACATACTGAGCTTTATCTTTTTAAAAGAACGGTTAACGAAGTTCCAAATGATCGGCACACTGCTTTCTTTAGCCGGAGTGCTATTTATTATATCCGGAGGCTCATTACAAAGCCTGCTTTCATTTTCATTCAACAAAGGGGACTTGATCGTTTTGATAGCGGTAGTGTGCTGGAGTTTCTATTCATTACTCATTAAAAAGTACGCAGGTAAGCTGCCGGGTTATTCAACGTTTTTAGTGACGATTGCAATCGGAGCTATTATGTTACTGCCGTTCGCAGTATATGAACTTCTAACAACATCACAAGCAATCGTATGGAACGCTTCGACAATTGGGGCGATTTTTTATGTAGGGATCATTGCTTCGATAGTTGCCTTTTTAAGCTGGAACAATGGCGTTGTCTCATTAGGAGCAAACAAAGCAGGAATCTATCTAAACTTCATTCCTCTATTTGCCACAATCTTTGCTGTACTGTTTTTAAATGAGCAACTCCTCATCGCTCAAGTAATCGGAGGCATTGCGGTAATTACAGGAGTATTTATTTCATCGATCAAATAAAGGAGTGCACAATGTATGCACTCCTTTACCTTATTTTACATCTGTATAAATAACCGTCACATCTGGATGGTTGTGCAGTGCGCTCGCAGGGAAATCTTCTGTTACGACACCGCTGCGTAAACGTTCAAATGCCTCCTGTTTTGATGCACCTGAAATTAATAATACAATCTTTTTAGAACTTAAAATCGTTTTGATTCCCATTGTAATGGCATGTGTCGGCACATCATCAATAGAATCAAAATAGACTTGATTCGCTTCACGTGTAGACTGTGCAAGCTCTACAATATTTGTACCTAAATCAAAAGGAGTTCCAGGTTCATTAAAACCGATATGTCCATTTACACCAATTCCTAAAAGCTGTATATCAATATTTCCCGCCGCATTAATCAATGCATCATATTCAGCGGCAGCTTTTTCTAAATTCGACTTATTACCAGCTGGTAAATAAATATTTTCCCGTTTCATATCGATATGATTAAACAGGTTATAGTCCATATAATAATGGTAGCTCGCTTCATTTGCCGGATTAATACCGATATATTCATCCAAGTTGAAAGACTTGGCTTGTTTAAAAGATACTTCGCCTGCCTTATACGCAGCTACAAGCTTTTTATAAAAGCCTTCCGGGGTACCTCCTGTAGCCATTCCAAATACCGTTGAACTATCCTTTTTTAATTGATCTATAAAAATTGTTGCAGCAATTTTACTCAACTCACCATAGTTTGCCGCTTCAATCCACTTAAAATTTGTTGCTACATTCATTTGTTTAATTCCCTACTTCCTCGCTATATTCCATAATTGATATCACTTAAATAAAATACGTTTTTTTTAAATTCATTCCTAACATCACTATGTTAATTTTATAGTAAATAATTTTAATACGCCAGAAAAAACGTGCAGGATTTTCTGGAAAACATACTAATTTCCTTTGTATATAATATGATATTCTCCCATACTAATTTCCCAATATTCCGTACGCAGACTTTATTTTTCTCATTATCATATAAAAGAATCGATGAATCTATTCTTTCCTAATTTCACTTATAAATACCACTGTGGAAGTCGGATTCTATAATCTATTCTATGCTCTTTAAAAAGATTATGGGACTTTATATATCGATTATAAAAATAAAAAAAGACCTCACAGTATGAACTGTGAAGTCTTTTTTTCAGATACCGAGTGTGGGACTTGAACCCACACGCCTCGCGGCAACGGATTTTGAGTCCGTCGTGTCTGCCATTCCACCAACTCGGCAAAATAAGGTAAAAAAAAATCGGTTTCTCCGATTAAATAAAATATGGAGGCGGCAACCGGATTTGAACCGGTGATAAAGGTGTTGCAGACCTGTGCCTTACCACTTGGCTATGCCGCCATATTTGGAGCGGAAGACGAGGTTCGAACTCGCGACCCCCACCTTGGCAAGGTGGTGTTCTACCACTGAACTACTTCCGCAAAATAAAAAAATGGCTGGGGTACCTGGATTCGAACCAGGGCATGACGGAATCAAAATCCGTTGCCTTACCGCTTGGCTATACCCCAAATATTTAAATTATGATATAGAATGGGGCGACTGATGGGAATCGAACCCACGAATGCCTGAACCACAATCAGGTGCGTTAACCACTTCGCCACAACCGCCACTATATTATAATTTTAACACTTAAACCTAAATAAAAATGGGGCGACTGATGGGAATCGAACCCACGAATGCCTGAACCACAATCAGGTGCGTTAACCACTTCGCCACAACCGCCACTATATTATTTTAAGTATTTTTAAGTTATTTGGCAGGGGCAGTAGGAATCGAACCCACACTGACGGTTTTGGAGACCGTAGTTCTACCTTTAAACTATGCCCCTATCAAAAGGATGGTGGAGGGGGACGGATTCGAACCGCCGAACCCTAAGGAGCGGATTTACAGTCCGCCGCGTTTAGCCACTTCGCTACCCCTCCAGGTAATGGTGCCGGCGAAAGGAGTCGAACCCTCGACCTACTGATTACAAGTCAGTTGCTCTACCAACTGAGCTACACCGGCAAAAATATGGTGGGTTTGGACGGAATCGAACCGCCGACACTTAGAGCTTCAATCTAATGCTCTACCAACTGAGCTACAAACCCACAAATTAATTTTTTAAAAAAATGGCGGTCCCGACCGGGATCGAACCGGCGATCTCCTGCGTGACAGGCAGGCATGTTAACCGCTACACCACGGGACCATTTGGTTGCGGGGGCAGGACTTGAACCTGCGACCTTCGGGTTATGAGCCCGACGAGCTACCACTGCTCCACCCCGCGATAATACTATTTGTTTAATGGTGGAGGATGACGGGCTCGAACCGCCGACCCCCTGCTTGTAAGGCAGGTGCTCTCCCAGCTGAGCTAATCCTCCAATGCTGGATACTACTTATGTATCTTTTGGTGACCCGTACGGGATTCGAACCCGTGTTACCGCCGTGAAAGGGCGGTGTCTTAACCACTTGACCAACGGGCCTCTTTATAAATTAAGCCTGGCGGAGAGTAAGGGATTTGAACCCTTGATGCAGGGTTACCCGCATACACGATTTCCAATCGTGCTCCTTCGGCCACTCGGACAACTCTCCAAGATTTAATGGCTCCGAAGGCAGGACTCGAACCTGCGACCTGCCGGTTAACAGCCGGATGCTCTACCAACTGAGCTACTTCGGAATAATTCTATAACAGCCTAGCGACGTCCTACTCTCACAGGGGGAAGCCCCCAACTACCATCGGCGCTAAAGAGCTTAACTTCCGTGTTCGGTATGGGAACGGGTGTGACCTCTTTGCCATCATCACTAGACTATTTAATCGAAAGACATTATTTATTATATCATACTTTTCTTATTTGTCAAGTATTTATATAATAATTTTTCATTCTTTCAAAACTGGATAAACGTTTCATTGAATTGAGCAATAAAATGTGGTTAAGTCCTCGACCGATTAGTATTCGTCAGCTGCATGCGTCACCGCACTTCCACCTCGAACCTATCTACCTGATCGTCTTTCAGGGGTCTTACTTACTTGCGTAATGGGAAATCTCATCTTGAGGGGGGCTTCATGCTTAGATGCTTTCAGCACTTATCCCGTCCATACATAGCTACCCAGCGATGCCTTTGGCAAGACAACTGGTACACCAGCGGTATGTCCATCCCGGTCCTCTCGTACTAAGGACAGCTCCTCTCAAATTTCCTACGCCCACGACGGATAGGGACCGAACTGTCTCACGACGTTCTGAACCCAGCTCGCGTACCGCTTTAATGGGCGAACAGCCCAACCCTTGGGACCGACTACAGCCCCAGGATGCGATGAGCCGACATCGAGGTGCCAAACCTCCCCGTCGATGTGGACTCTTGGGGGAGATAAGCCTGTTATCCCCGGGGTAGCTTTTATCCGTTGAGCGATGGCCCTTCCATGCGGAACCACCGGATCACTAAGCCCGTCTTTCGACCCTGCTCGACTTGTAGGTCTCGCAGTCAAGCTCCCTTATGCCTTTACACTCTACGAATGATTTCCAACCATTCTGAGGGAACCTTTGGGCGCCTCCGTTACTCTTTAGGAGGCGACCGCCCCAGTCAAACTGTCCGCCTGACACTGTCTCCTACCCCGCTAAGGGGCATGGGTTAGAAGTTCAATACAACCAGGGTAGTATCCCACCGACGCCTCCTTCGAAGCTGGCGCTCCGAGATCTCTGGCTCCTACCTATCCTGTACAAGTTGTACCAAAATTCAATATCAGGCTACAGTAAAGCTCCACGGGGTCTTTCCGTCCTGTCGCGGGTAACCTGCATCTTCACAGGTACTATAATTTCACCGAGTCTCTCGTTGAGACAGTGCCCAGATCGTTACGCCTTTCGTGCGGGTCGGAACTTACCCGACAAGGAATTTCGCTACCTTAGGACCGTTATAGTTACGGCCGCCGTTTACTGGGGCTTCAATTCACAGCTTCGCTTGCGCTAACCGCTCCTCTTAACCTTCCAGCACCGGGCAGGCGTCAGCCCCTATACGTCACCTTACGGTTTTGCAGAGACCTGTGTTTTTGCTAAACAGTCGCCTGGGCCTATTCACTGCGGCTTCTCTAGGCTATGCACCCAAAGAAGCACCCCTTCTCCCGAAGTTACGGGGTCATTTTGCCGAGTTCCTTAACGAGAGTTCTCTCGCACACCTTAGGATTCTCTCCTCGACTACCTGTGTCGGTTTGCGGTACGGGCACCTCTCACCTCGATAGAGGCTTTTCTTGGCAGTGTGAAATCAGGAACTTCGCTCATACGAGCTCGTCATCACAGCTCAACGTTAAAGTATGCGGATTTGCCTACATACACGCCTTACTGCTTGAACACGCGCAACCGACGGCGTGCTTACCCTATCCTACTGCGTCCCCCCATTTCTCAAACGGTGAGGAGGTGGTACAGGAATATCAACCTGTTGTCCATCGCCTACGCCTATCGGCCTCGGCTTAGGTCCCGACTAACCCTGAGCGGACGAGCCTTCCTCAGGAAACCTTAGTCATACGGTGCATGGGATTCTCACCCATGTTTCGCTACTCATACCGGCATTCTCACTTCTAACCGCTCCACCAGTCCTTCCGGTCTGACTTCAACGCTGTTAGAACGCTCTCCTACCACGCATACTCTAAGTATGCATCCACAGCTTCGGTGAATCGTTTAGCCCCGATACATTTTCGGCGCAGCGTCACTCGACCAGTGAGCTATTACGCACTCTTTAAATGATGGCTGCTTCTAAGCCAACATCCTGGTTGTCTAAGCAACGCCACATCCTTTTCCACTTAACGATTACTTGGGGACCTTAGCTGGTGGTCTGGGCTGTTTCCCTCTTGACTACGGATCTTATCACTCGCAGTCTGACTCCCGTGTATAAATATCCGGCATTCGGAGTTTGTCTGAATTCGGTAAAGCGAGATGCCCCCCTAGTCCAAACAGTGCTCTACCTCCGGTATTCTCAATCACGAGGCTAGCCCTAAAGCTATTTCGGAGAGAACCAGCTATCTCCAGGTTCGATTGGAATTTCTCCGCTACCCACACCTCATCCCCGCACTTTTCAACGTGCGTGGGTTCGGGCCTCCAGTGAGTGTTACCTCACCTTCACCCTGGACATGGGTAGATCACCTGGTTTCGGGTCTACGACCACGTACTAATTCGCCCTATTCAGACTCGCTTTCGCTGCGGCTCCGTCTTCTCAACTTAACCTCGCACGTAATCGTAACTCGCCGGTTCATTCTACAAAAGGCACGCTATCACCCATTAACGGGCTCTAACTACTTGTAGGCACACGGTTTCAGGGTCTATTTCACTCCCCTTCCGGGGTGCTTTTCACCTTTCCCTCACGGTACTGGTTCACTATCGGTCACTAGGTAGTATTTAGCCTTGGGAGATGGTCCTCCCGGATTCCGACGGAATTTCACGTGTTCCGCCGTACTCAGGATCCACTCTGGAGGGAATGAACTTTTGACTACAGGGCTTTTACCTTGTTTCGCGGACCTTTCCAAGTCGCTTCGTCTAATTCATTCTTTTGTAACTCCGTATAGAGTGTCCTACAACCCCAAAGAGCAAGCTCTTTGGTTTGGGCTCTTCCCGTTTCGCTCGCCGCTACTCAGGGAATCGAATTTTCTTTCTGTTCCTGCAGGTACTTAGATGTTTCAGTTCCCTGCGTCTGTCTTCAACACGCTATGAATTCACGTGAAGATACTATCCGATTAAAGATAGTGGGTTCCCCCATTCGGAAATCCCCGGATCAAAGCTTACTTACAGCTCCCCGAGGCATATCGGTGTTAGTGCCGTCCTTCATCGACTCCTAGTGCCAAGGCATCCACCGTGCGCCCTTATTAACTTAACCAAAAGTTAACACTTAGATCAGAGATCTAAGATTTAAGTTTACACGTCAATTGCTTGACTTGTTTAAAAATCTATAAAATAGAAATTTGATTTATTGCTTTCAATGTCGTTTTATCCAGTTTTCAAAGAACGAAGCAGCTGACTTCAATCACATCGTGAGAAGCTTCACTGATTTTGCTTCATGCAGCTTTGCGACGTAAGCGCAAGCGTCAGGAGCAAGGTTTGAAGTGTTTCATTCATTTAAGAATGAACCTTCAAAACTGAACAGCAAACGTTAATGTTTCATTCCCCGAAGGAATGATTCCGAAAAATCCTTAGAAAGGAGGTGATCCAGCCGCACCTTCCGATACGGCTACCTTGTTACGACTTCACCCCAATCATCTATCCCACCTTCGGCGGCTGGCTCCAAAAGGTTACCTCACCGACTTCGGGTGTTACAAACTCTCGTGGTGTGACGGGCGGTGTGTACAAGGCCCGGGAACGTATTCACCGCGGCATGCTGATCCGCGATTACTAGCGATTCCGGCTTCATGTAGGCGAGTTGCAGCCTACAATCCGAACTGAGAACGGTTTTATCGGATTAGCTCCCCCTCGCGGGTTGGCAACCGTTTGTACCGTCCATTGTAGCACGTGTGTAGCCCAGGTCATAAGGGGCATGATGATTTGACGTCATCCCCACCTTCCTCCGGTTTATCACCGGCAGTCTCCTTAGAGTGCCCAACTGAATGATGGCAACTAAGAATAAGGGTTGCGCTCGTTGCGGGACTTAACCCAACATCTCACGACACGAGCTGACGACAACCATGCACCACCTGTCACCGTTGCCCCCGAAGGGGAAACTATGTCTCCATAGTGGTCACCGGGATGTCAAGACCTGGTAAGGTTCTTCGCGTTGCTTCGAATTAAACCACATGCTCCACCGCTTGTGCGGGCCCCCGTCAATTCCTTTGAGTTTCAGTCTTGCGACCGTACTCCCCAGGCGGAGTGCTTAATGCGTTAGCTGCAGCACTGAGGGGCGGAAACCCCCCAACACTTAGCACTCATCGTTTACGGCGTGGACTACCAGGGTATCTAATCCTGTTTGCTCCCCACGCTTTCGCGCCTCAGTGTCAGTTACAGACCAGACAGTCGCCTTCGCCACTGGTGTTCCTCCAAATCTCTACGCATTTCACCGCTACACTTGGAATTCCACTATCCTCTTCTGCACTCAAGTTCCCCAGTTTCCAATGACCCTCCCCGGTTGAGCCGGGGGCTTTCACATCAGACTTAAGGAACCACCTGCGCGCGCTTTACGCCCAATAATTCCGGACAACGCTTGCCACCTACGTATTACCGCGGCTGCTGGCACGTAGTTAGCCGTGGCTTTCTAACAAGGTACCGTCAAGGTAGCGCCAGTTACTACGCTACTTGTTCTTCCCTTGCAACAGAGTTTTACGAACCGAAATCCTTCTTCACTCACGCGGCGTTGCTCCATCAGACTTTCGTCCATTGTGGAAGATTCCCTACTGCTGCCTCCCGTAGGAGTCTGGGCCGTGTCTCAGTCCCAGTGTGGCC harbors:
- a CDS encoding LD-carboxypeptidase, translated to MKIRPARLQHGDTVGLVNLSSPLNIESLGDKLAFLEELGLKYKLGNTVQAYEGYLAGSDEERIKDFHQMIVDPEVKAVFLVKGGYGISRIIDKISYPLIEDNPKIIWGFSDVTTLHTQVNEFANLVTFHGPMLSSPKGELDPLSKKMFQQLFQPIEIQYTESISPLTTIIPGAVRGELTGGNLNRIVSTLGTKFEIDVRNKILLLEDLGETIEQIDLMLNQLRLSRKLELAAGFVIADFNMPDDTYSYEDVLKVIEGYLKPFNKPAVAGFKIGHCEPNIAIPLGVDVLLDADEKTLSILPGVE
- a CDS encoding antibiotic transporter is translated as MKFPPQLLLILATLLWGGNFVIGRAVSGDIPPITLAFLRWIVAFLVFFPIAYNRTKKEWPALKQHWGAVIILAITGVAAFNTLVYIGLHDTTSINASLMNSSTPIIIYILSFIFLKERLTKFQMIGTLLSLAGVLFIISGGSLQSLLSFSFNKGDLIVLIAVVCWSFYSLLIKKYAGKLPGYSTFLVTIAIGAIMLLPFAVYELLTTSQAIVWNASTIGAIFYVGIIASIVAFLSWNNGVVSLGANKAGIYLNFIPLFATIFAVLFLNEQLLIAQVIGGIAVITGVFISSIK
- a CDS encoding glucosamine-6-phosphate deaminase → MNVATNFKWIEAANYGELSKIAATIFIDQLKKDSSTVFGMATGGTPEGFYKKLVAAYKAGEVSFKQAKSFNLDEYIGINPANEASYHYYMDYNLFNHIDMKRENIYLPAGNKSNLEKAAAEYDALINAAGNIDIQLLGIGVNGHIGFNEPGTPFDLGTNIVELAQSTREANQVYFDSIDDVPTHAITMGIKTILSSKKIVLLISGASKQEAFERLRSGVVTEDFPASALHNHPDVTVIYTDVK